TCAAAAGAAACTAGTGGGCAGCTTGCCCAGCAGCATCAAAATCAGCTTCGACCCAGGCTCAGTTTATGCTCAGAAGGGGTTTGCAGCCATAGAGCCGCTGATTAGAAGCTCCTTTGTTATGATGCCTAACGCTTTGGAGCTTCAACTCTTAACTGGAGAAAGCGAAGTGCCAAAGGGAGCCGCGGTGCTTCTTGATGCTGGCGTCAAAATAGTCGCTGTCAAACTTGGGGCAAAAGGCTGCTACGTCACTAACGAACAAGAAAAACAAACCATACCCGCCTTCAAAGTCCAAGTAATCGACACGACAGGGGCAGGTGACGCATTCAACGCAGGCTTCCTCTACGGATTACTACACGACAAAACCCTTGCCGAATGCGGTCGACTGGGGAATTTTGTGGCTTCCCGCTGTGTTATGAAGATGGGTGCCCGCGACGGCTTACCCTATGAAAAAGATTTAATTCAAAAAGGGCAATTTTAATGGATTTCCTGATTGGGTTTGTTCAACATAGTGGAACTTTTGTTTTATATGTAAACAAATTGGGCTGGTGTGTTGGATGTAACCGCCTTTTGTTGTCTGTGGCATTCAGCTAATCGGACTTGAGTTTTGTTTAGCAAAATTGTTTCAGGTATTTGTTGTATAGTGCCCTTGTTGATGGTTGTTAGACCGAATAGAACACGATAGTACCCCCGATACGGATTCAGTTGCCATTCCGTTCAACGATT
The Candidatus Bathyarchaeota archaeon genome window above contains:
- a CDS encoding carbohydrate kinase family protein; translation: MTRFDVIGFGALNVDTLLKVDKIAGAEEESFIKDYTEACGGSAANTMVGLARLGCKVGFIGKVANDREGKMQIDCFKKEGVDTGGIIQAKKGTSGKVLGFVDRKGARALYVNSGVNQFIEPREIKWEYVSQTQYLHLSSFVGEKSFRTQKKLVGSLPSSIKISFDPGSVYAQKGFAAIEPLIRSSFVMMPNALELQLLTGESEVPKGAAVLLDAGVKIVAVKLGAKGCYVTNEQEKQTIPAFKVQVIDTTGAGDAFNAGFLYGLLHDKTLAECGRLGNFVASRCVMKMGARDGLPYEKDLIQKGQF